From the genome of Campylobacter sp. RM16189, one region includes:
- a CDS encoding DUF1104 domain-containing protein, with protein MKKLGLIVILVAGSLFAGSIIDSSNEQLNSMIAGADAKTLSEISFEIHKRAGKLDSQIADIRGDFREQMRKKMSAMSPDERVKFMQEYRAMMSDKIDALSVKEAREMGFYAYGGSQGSGHGWHHKSGKGHKTKAYQNCNQNFNCGMNQAQGMGINKNGAQGYGAGFGCMWQ; from the coding sequence ATGAAAAAGTTAGGTTTGATCGTAATATTAGTCGCGGGAAGTTTGTTTGCAGGCTCGATTATCGATAGCTCAAACGAGCAGTTAAACAGCATGATAGCGGGTGCGGACGCAAAGACGCTAAGTGAAATTTCGTTTGAAATTCATAAGCGCGCAGGCAAGCTTGATTCGCAGATAGCGGATATAAGAGGCGACTTTAGAGAGCAGATGAGAAAGAAGATGTCTGCGATGAGTCCTGATGAGAGAGTAAAATTTATGCAAGAGTATAGAGCAATGATGAGCGATAAAATAGACGCTTTAAGCGTAAAAGAGGCTCGTGAAATGGGATTTTACGCCTATGGCGGAAGTCAAGGTAGCGGTCACGGCTGGCATCATAAATCAGGCAAAGGACACAAGACGAAAGCTTATCAAAACTGCAATCAAAATTTTAATTGCGGTATGAATCAAGCACAAGGAATGGGTATAAATAAAAACGGCGCACAGGGATATGGTGCAGGCTTTGGCTGTATGTGGCAGTAA
- a CDS encoding DUF1104 domain-containing protein, with product MKRLKIMSILVAFKAYLLAKFDKAQSCGFAKMIKNADAKTLGEISFEIDKRAAKLRVEAEASKQDFKSEFDKKIASISQDEQAKFKEKFIASYNEKVLNLSVKEANELALKPIEI from the coding sequence ATGAAAAGATTAAAAATCATGAGTATATTAGTTGCTTTTAAAGCCTATTTATTGGCGAAATTTGACAAGGCTCAGTCGTGCGGATTTGCCAAAATGATAAAAAACGCCGATGCTAAGACTTTAGGCGAAATTTCATTTGAGATAGATAAAAGAGCGGCTAAGCTAAGAGTTGAAGCCGAGGCTTCAAAGCAAGACTTTAAGTCCGAGTTTGATAAGAAAATAGCCTCTATAAGCCAAGACGAGCAAGCGAAATTTAAAGAAAAATTTATCGCCAGCTACAATGAAAAAGTCTTAAATTTAAGCGTTAAAGAGGCAAACGAACTGGCACTTAAGCCTATAGAAATTTAA
- a CDS encoding response regulator transcription factor produces the protein MAKILVVEDEAMLLDMMCSYLRSENFEVEGVKSYNEALDLAYENSFDLWIFDVKIIGGNGFELLKELREARRLTPCIFTTSLNTINDLQKGFLSGCDDYIKKPFELKELLLRVNNILKRTFVHNVREFEMLDENFSFDMKQGVLYKGEEIVTMPKKQAKLLTLLLKNRDRFISRDEIYEQIWDYDESPSELSLRVYITELRKILGKERIVSASKLGYKYV, from the coding sequence GTGGCTAAAATTTTAGTAGTTGAAGATGAGGCGATGCTGCTTGATATGATGTGTTCGTATCTTCGAAGCGAAAATTTTGAAGTAGAGGGTGTCAAAAGCTACAATGAGGCTTTGGATCTAGCCTATGAAAATAGCTTTGACCTATGGATATTTGACGTTAAAATCATCGGCGGCAACGGCTTTGAGCTACTAAAAGAGCTAAGAGAGGCTAGAAGGCTTACTCCTTGCATATTTACTACATCTTTAAACACCATAAACGATCTTCAAAAGGGCTTTTTGAGCGGATGTGATGACTATATCAAAAAGCCTTTCGAGCTTAAAGAGCTGCTTTTGCGCGTAAATAATATCCTTAAAAGAACATTTGTGCATAACGTAAGAGAATTTGAAATGCTTGATGAAAATTTCAGCTTTGATATGAAGCAAGGAGTGTTATATAAGGGCGAAGAGATAGTAACCATGCCTAAAAAACAAGCCAAACTTTTAACTCTGCTGCTTAAAAACCGAGATAGGTTCATAAGCAGAGATGAAATTTATGAGCAAATTTGGGACTATGACGAGAGTCCAAGCGAGCTTAGTTTGCGCGTTTATATAACCGAACTGCGCAAAATTCTTGGCAAGGAGCGTATCGTAAGTGCCTCAAAGCTGGGATACAAGTATGTTTAA